The following proteins are encoded in a genomic region of Notolabrus celidotus isolate fNotCel1 chromosome 19, fNotCel1.pri, whole genome shotgun sequence:
- the fam78ab gene encoding protein FAM78A isoform X2 has protein sequence MGCIQSIRCKPKSFRDSIIVLEVNSSIDPNPTSIDESSSVVLRYRTPHFRACARVLVPPVAVKETWTIGWIQACNHMEFYNTYGNKGMSSWELPDLRDGKIQAISDSDGVNYPWYGNTTETCTVVGPTKKDNKFTVSMNDNFYPSVTWGVPVSDSNVPQLSSIRRDQSFTTWLVAINQATSETLVLQTIRWRMRLHIRVDPEKPLGNRAVLNEPVAQDQPQILGKNEPIPTNAMVKPNANDAQVLMWRPKNGDPVVVIPPKY, from the exons ATGGGCTGTATCCAGAGTATCAGGTGTAAGCCCAAGAGTTTCCGAGACAGTATCATCGTCCTGGAGGTGAACAGTTCCATCGACCCCAACCCCACCAGCATCGACGAGTCATCCAGCGTGGTGCTGCGCTACCGGACACCGCACTTCAGAGCGTGTGCCCGGGTTCTGGTGCCGCCAGTAGCCGTTAAAGAGACATGGACCATCGGCTGGATTCAAGCGTGTAACCACATGGAGTTCTACAATACTTATGGAAACAAAGGGAT GTCAAGTTGGGAGCTCCCCGACCTTCGTGATGGGAAAATCCAAGCCATCAGCGACTCAGACGGGGTCAACTATCCTTGGTACGGCAACACCACAGAGACCTGCACTGTCGTAGGCCCCACCAAGAAGGACAACAAGTTTACCGTTAGCATGAATGACAATTTCTACCCCAGCGTGACCTGGGGCGTGCCCGTCAGCGACAGCAATGTGCCTCAGCTTAGCAGCATCCGCCGCGACCAGAGCTTTACCACCTGGCTTGTGGCGATCAACCAGGCCACGTCAGAGACGCTCGTCCTACAGACAATCCGCTGGAGGATGCGGCTCCACATCAGAGTGGACCCAGAGAAGCCTCTGGGCAACCGGGCTGTCCTGAACGAGCCCGTGGCCCAGGACCAGCCTCAGATCCTGGGCAAGAACGAGCCCATCCCCACTAACGCCATGGTCAAGCCTAACGCCAACGATGCCCAGGTGCTGATGTGGCGGCCAAAGAATGGTGACCCTGTGGTGGTCATCCCACCCAAATATTGA
- the fam78ab gene encoding protein FAM78A isoform X1, whose protein sequence is MRLSSPPDLWTLLWIVLLFNAMGCIQSIRCKPKSFRDSIIVLEVNSSIDPNPTSIDESSSVVLRYRTPHFRACARVLVPPVAVKETWTIGWIQACNHMEFYNTYGNKGMSSWELPDLRDGKIQAISDSDGVNYPWYGNTTETCTVVGPTKKDNKFTVSMNDNFYPSVTWGVPVSDSNVPQLSSIRRDQSFTTWLVAINQATSETLVLQTIRWRMRLHIRVDPEKPLGNRAVLNEPVAQDQPQILGKNEPIPTNAMVKPNANDAQVLMWRPKNGDPVVVIPPKY, encoded by the exons ATGCGTCTTTCTTCTCCCCCAGACCTCTGGACGTTGTTGTGGATTGTGTTGCTATTTAATGCAATGGGCTGTATCCAGAGTATCAGGTGTAAGCCCAAGAGTTTCCGAGACAGTATCATCGTCCTGGAGGTGAACAGTTCCATCGACCCCAACCCCACCAGCATCGACGAGTCATCCAGCGTGGTGCTGCGCTACCGGACACCGCACTTCAGAGCGTGTGCCCGGGTTCTGGTGCCGCCAGTAGCCGTTAAAGAGACATGGACCATCGGCTGGATTCAAGCGTGTAACCACATGGAGTTCTACAATACTTATGGAAACAAAGGGAT GTCAAGTTGGGAGCTCCCCGACCTTCGTGATGGGAAAATCCAAGCCATCAGCGACTCAGACGGGGTCAACTATCCTTGGTACGGCAACACCACAGAGACCTGCACTGTCGTAGGCCCCACCAAGAAGGACAACAAGTTTACCGTTAGCATGAATGACAATTTCTACCCCAGCGTGACCTGGGGCGTGCCCGTCAGCGACAGCAATGTGCCTCAGCTTAGCAGCATCCGCCGCGACCAGAGCTTTACCACCTGGCTTGTGGCGATCAACCAGGCCACGTCAGAGACGCTCGTCCTACAGACAATCCGCTGGAGGATGCGGCTCCACATCAGAGTGGACCCAGAGAAGCCTCTGGGCAACCGGGCTGTCCTGAACGAGCCCGTGGCCCAGGACCAGCCTCAGATCCTGGGCAAGAACGAGCCCATCCCCACTAACGCCATGGTCAAGCCTAACGCCAACGATGCCCAGGTGCTGATGTGGCGGCCAAAGAATGGTGACCCTGTGGTGGTCATCCCACCCAAATATTGA
- the LOC117830659 gene encoding inactive phospholipid phosphatase 7: MPSGYNVRSRARERNSVLSRPEFMSLNQQPPRAGTSGASNSGGPGPSESRGSGKRPGQMKHQTSQSTEEPTDNGSKDRRESSKMPEEDCMQLNPSFKGIAINSLLAIDICLSKRLGVCASTSSSWGGCRSMVALLSLTGHGITWIIGTIVCLTRSNTLAGQEVLVNLLLALFLDVMTVAGVQRLIKRRGPWEMTAGFLDCVAMDTYSFPAAHASRAAMVSKFLLSHLVLAVPLRILLVLWAFLVGMSRVLLGKHHLTDMVCGFALGMLHFSLMESVWLSSSTCQTLISISTFSWSPFF, translated from the exons ATGCCCTCTGGTTATAATGTGAGATCCAGGGCTCGGGAGAGGAACAGCGTCCTGAGCAGACCCGAGTTCATGTCCCTGAACCAGCAGCCCCCCCGCGCAGGCACAAGCGGGGCCAGCAACAGCGGCGGACCCGGACCCTCTGAGAGCCGAGGAAGCGGTAAGAGACCGGGTCAAATGAAGCACCAAACGAGCCAGTCAACGGAAGAACCAACCGACAACGGCAGCAAGGACCGAAGAGAGTCCAGCAAAATGCCGGAGGAGGACTGCATGCAGCTGAACCCTTCTTTCAAGGGGATAGCGATAAACTCCCTCCTCGCCATTGACATCTGCCTGTCCAAGCGCTTGGGAGTGTGCGCCTCCACGTCGTCCTCGTGGGGAGGCTGCCGTTCCATGGTGGCCCTGCTGTCTCTAACAGGACACGGCATCACGTGGATCATTGGCACCATTGTGTGTCTCACGAGGAGTAACACTTTGGCAGGGCAAGAGGTCTTGGTCAACCTGCTGCTTG CCCTATTTCTTGATGTCATGACCGTGGCTGGCGTCCAAAGACTGATTAAGCGCAGAGGACCCTGGGAGATGACCGCGGGCTTCTTGGACTGTGTGGCCATGGACACCTACTCCTTCCCTGCTGCTCACGCCAGCCGGGCCGCCATGGTGTCCAAGTTCCTGCTGTCCCACCTGGTCCTGGCTGTGCCACTCCGCATCCTGCTGGTGTTGTGGGCCTTCCTTGTGGGCATGTCCCGGGTGCTGCTGGGAAAACACCACCTAACTGACATGGTGTGTGGCTTTGCACTCGGCATGCTCCACTTTAGCTTGATGGAGTCAGTGTGGCTCTCATCTAGCACTTGTCAGACTCTTATTTCAATTAGCACGTTTAGCTGGAGTCCCTTTTTCTGA